One Capsicum annuum cultivar UCD-10X-F1 unplaced genomic scaffold, UCD10Xv1.1 ctg2203, whole genome shotgun sequence DNA segment encodes these proteins:
- the LOC124890681 gene encoding riboflavin synthase-like, whose translation SSRMGGHFVQGHVDGMGEIVEFKPEGDSLWVKVKTVKEILRYIVPKGYIAVDGTSLTVVDVFDEEDCFNFMLVAYTQQKVVIPMKKVGQKVNLEVDILGKYVERLLSTGFVDAIKSS comes from the coding sequence AGCAGTAGAATGGGAGGTCATTTCGTGCAGGGACATGTTGATGGGATGGGCGAGATTGTTGAGTTTAAACCTGAAGGGGATTCTTTGTGGGTGAAGGTGAAGACTGTGAAGGAGATTTTGAGGTATATTGTGCCTAAAGGATATATTGCTGTGGATGGAACTAGTTTGACTGTTGTCGACGTGTTTGATGAAGAGGACTGTTTTAACTTCATGTTGGTGGCGTATACGCAGCAGAAGGTGGTGATTCCGATGAAGAAAGTGGGACAGAAGGTTAATCTCGAAGTGGATATATTGGGAAAGTATGTGGAGAGGCTTCTTAGTACTGGCTTTGTTGATGCCATCAAATCTTCTTGA